Part of the Lolium rigidum isolate FL_2022 chromosome 6, APGP_CSIRO_Lrig_0.1, whole genome shotgun sequence genome, CTATATAAGTAGGAAGAAGTGCCATGAAACCATTATGGTATATACGGAAGGGAGACAACATGGTACCTCCTCTTTTGTTGCCTTGTAATACAGGTTTTACAACAGACCAGCCTCCATTGTCATCTACCTCTGTTAAGCAAGCAGGTCAGTTAAGTTTTTTCCATCCATATGTTTCCCTTTTCTCCCGAAGAGATCTAAAAATCTGAAATTACAAAAATGATCTACAACAGGTGAATGCTAACCTATCTCTCTGAGAAGTACTGCATCTGGGTCAGTTGGAGGACGGTCATATACTCCCTGAACATCTGTCTAAATCTCAATTGTCAGAGAGCTACATAGAAGTCTAAGCATAAATAAAACAATGAAACACCTGATGCAAACAAATTAAGCAAAATGAAGGCTGTCTCATAAAACAAAATCAACTTATAAGAAAGAAAGTATAGCCAACACAACAAGTTGCTGCACTGTTAGAATAAATGATCAAGTCGTGGTAAAGGAGACAAGGTAACAGTACCAGAAATACGACATATTTTGGACACAGAAGCTGTGCAAGGTGGCGTATAATGACATCTCCACTCAATATGGTGCAGGCCTGGTCATTTAATTCTAATATCAGTCTTAGGACAAGTGAACAACAAGATTGCCATAGTACAGGACAACCTGTATGTGAATCTAAACGAGAATGTGGGCATAATCCAATTTTAAACTCACCAGTAACTCATCAAGAACACCATCTCCATGCAAGACCTATGAAACAATGGACCATTATTCTACACCAAAAACTGAAGCTGCAACATTGTGTTCTTTTTATGTGTAGATGGAAACAAGTGGCAGTTAGGTGGCACCTCCTTTATTCTTACAACATTGCAGTGTCCGAGTTAAATTCAAATTTCAGAACTAATTCATTACTTAACAATACACATCAGAGCAATTTTAGCAACCGATAAGTATTGTGAATCCTCTCAGCTTATCAAAAATATTGGTGAAGGTTGCTCATTACACACATGCCTACAGAATATGCTACGAATAATCAGAAACAACATTTTTGCCATACATGATTCACATGATAATTATATTACTTAAACTGACAACTTAGGTCAAAGAAAATTTCTACAGACATAGTTATTCAAAATCTTAGATGCAACAGCTTACAGGGACAAAGCCAGCATGGAGCGACTGAATGATTTGAGAAGCATTGGCTGAGACAAGCTGCAAATGCAAATATGTGAAATAATAAGAAAAATACATCTTTGTTAACAGGATTCGACATAGACCCACAAGAACTGTGTATGTCAGTAGTCTATCAAAGACGCGGCAATTCTCTAGTTTGCTTACCTTCCTTTGCTGAGTAGACCATCCACAAGCAAATGGTGACAATCCAATGGACGGTATTCCTTCTGCAGAAGCATATTCAGTTCAACAAGTCAATAACTTACAACTGATCCACACTAACAAATTAATAGTTGTTATATTCAATATAGACCACAAATTGGGCACATTAACTGGTCAGTTTAATTGAAAATCCATCAATATGACAGATAAATGAAGTGTTATTGATATATGGACATGCATCCTTGCAATTGTAAGTAAAAACTGCATACCATGACAGAATCCATTACAGATCAACACAAAGGAACAGGTGCAGATCTAGTGGAGAAACAAGAATAAACATAATCATGAATTTTGAATATATATGCAACACAACGCTAGTGACAACACACTAGCCGACCATAATGACAGGTTAACATAGTAAGCATGTATCTGAATTATTAGCATAAAGTGCAGTAGTCTTCATTTCCATGTAGTGTACCTCTTGCCAATGCTCTAACGACTTCTTGGTTGAGAGAAGTCACCTAAATAACAATGTAACATCATTAGAACATTGTTCAAGTATTGCATCAGAGAAGAATGGCATGCCTTTCAATTTTTAGAAGTAGAATTCAGAAATGGGACATACTGAAATTCTGGTAGCCACAAAGCCAGCCTTCACCAGGGGTGTATGCAACCCTCCCTTATGGACTCCAGATCTACTTGCTTGGAAGTGACCAAAAGAACCTGAAGCATTAAATTCAGGTAGCAGACTATTACAATCTCGACATCATTGAACAACACAATTACAAACTCAAACTCTAGCGGTCCAATTATAGGTACAGGCATTACAGGCAACAAGATATTGACCAATCTCCCTTGTTGTTTAGCACTGTCCCTccggaaggacccagagactatcAATCAGACCCAACTTAAATTGAACCACAGCACAGAGGTAGAACAGATTCCGAGCTATACATACCGGCACCGTGGACGACGATGAAGTTGGTGTCGATCCCCAGCCCAGCCATATCCCTGAACCCGTCCGTGTCCACGACCGGGTCGGCCGGATCGCCGGGCCTCCTGCTCCAGTCCATCCCCATGACCTTCCCCGGGGTGGCGTCGCCGGACCCGGACATGGCCTGCCGCAGCTGCGCGCACGCCGACCGCAGGCTCCCCTCGTCGATGCTCTCCAGCTCCCCCTTGTTCGTGATGGCCGCTCCGCCTGCGCGCGTCAGCAGATTTCGTGCTCTGAATCAATCAACACCGGCTGCAGAGGAAATACAATAGAAGTGCACAAGAAAAATACGGCTGGGGACAGAGCACCTAGCTTCACGATACAGCGGACTGGGCGGGGGGTGGCGGGGCTCCGCTGCTCTGTTGCTTCCTCCGCCATGGAAGCTTCTCTGCTCGTCCTCGCGCAGTCTCCGACCACCGATGGCTGGAGAGGAGAGGGTGACTTGGGAATCTGTCAATCTGAGCACCAGTTCAGTGTGGTCTCCAGTGCTTGAACTCTTCTGCTGTTCCGGCCTATTTCATACAAGTATCTGAGCCCTTAAGTATATTGttggcccagcccagcccagcacATTGGCCTGCTTTCCAGCTCCAACTTTCCTTCCGAAGAGCTGCAAACCCCCGGCCGCCGCACCCTGCGAGCAGCGAGCTCGCTCCTCTTTGCTTCCCCGGCGCCCCGGCGCGGCGCGCATTCTCCACCGGCGAAGAGACGATACGGCGGCGTCTCCTCCAGGTTGGGTCTCTCCGTCGGGCCTCAGCCCCGCCGGCCGTCACCAATCTCTGCTCCGACCGGTTGTTGTCCGCTGCTGCCGAGCGAATCGGGTGAGCACACGCGCCCCAACTCCACTATCTCCCTTCCTCCGTTTTCCCTGGCACCCAGTTCAGTGCGACGCCGAACATGGCGCTGCGCAGTTCGTACCAGCCTCCCTGGGCCGACGGAGGCGAGATGCAggggaaaacctatacaccgaccaggtcggtggctaccggccaccgcacacccccggtcgggtatgggccaggcccagttcGCTGTCTCTTTTtcggttttctgtttcttttttcgtttttttatttttttcctttttcttttctgttttctttcttattttgtttttctttcgtctttttgttcaaactaaaaaaaaatcaaatttcaaaaatgttcaaagtcaaaaactgtgcaaattcgaaaattgttcaaattcgaaaatcgttcaattttcgaaatttgttctaattaaaaaatcgttcaattttcaaaatttgttcaaattcgaaaatagttcaattttcgaaatttgttcaatacgaaaatcgttcaattttcaaaaaaaattcaaatttgaaaaatcgtttaatttttgaaatttgttcaaattctaaaatcgttcaattcgaattttgttcaaatttgaaactgttcagatttaaaacagagaaaaaatgagaaaagaaaaaaagaaaaacaaacttggGCCGGCCCGTCCGCACCGAATACACAGCAAACAGTCTCAGCAaatcgtgggccggcccaacaaagatCTGGGGGGTTGGTCGGTGGctgctatacaccgaccaggtcggtgtaaagcagctCCCGAGATGCAGCGGCTCCTGCGGCTAGGGGTCACGGGCCATGGGCGGACCTAGCgggggggccgtggcccacccagaaatTTGGGAAAAAAGGACTGGGTACCCATCTCTCTGGCCCAACTTTGACCAGCCAAGAGACGATCCCTAGCGATGGAAGAGACGACCTTGCTGACCTCCGCGGCCTCCGCTCTCCAATCTCCGGCCGTTCGACGGCTGCTGCCCTTGCGCCCTCCACGGCTCCGCGCCTCTGCCCCCGATTCGCCGGCTGGCCTGGCTCGGCCCTCCGCCGGTTCGCCCCCAACTCTCGGACGCCGGCAGCAGCCCCCGCCCCCCGGCTCGGCCCTCCCTCGGATAAATCGGCTCGCCGCCGCAGGACGCAGGTCCAGCTCCAGCAAGGCAACCGACAGCAGGTACTGGATAGTGGGTACCGATTTACATATCTTCAATTTTGTTATGTACCTAGACGCTGGGGAATCTGGATCTTCAATGATTAGTGTCTATGCTTGCTGTGCGCGCTGTCTTTTTTCTTCAGAAGGTGTCTCTCTCTATGGATATATCAAACATTAGCATATTTCTGTCCATGATTCATATTGATTCACTTGATAGTTTGGCACTTGTAGAAAACTAGAAATGAAGAGGAATATAtgtcttttgcaaaaaaaaaaaggaatataTGTCACATATATGTTTTACTGGTATTGGAACTAACACGGGCAAGAAGAGCAGAAACAGAAGAGAACGAGCGACGTCTGCGAAGTCGATTTTTCTATGTTTGAAGCTTGTGCAAATGTACCATATGTGTTGTTCCGCCCTTGCAAGTCCATATACCTTATAGTACTATGCTATAGTACCAACTGCCCATAATCTTTGTTGACGCTGGACTCGAGTTCGATTTGACAGATGTTTCTTATGCGATGTCTTGTGAGTTCTGGCCATGTTCAGTTTATGGTTTTGACACTGCATAGAAGGATTAATCTAGATCGCTTTTCCCCTTAAGCCATCCTCCGTGAACTTCGGTGGGGGTGCTTGACTGTTAAC contains:
- the LOC124660852 gene encoding isopentenyl phosphate kinase-like, producing MAEEATEQRSPATPRPVRCIVKLGGAAITNKGELESIDEGSLRSACAQLRQAMSGSGDATPGKVMGMDWSRRPGDPADPVVDTDGFRDMAGLGIDTNFIVVHGAGSFGHFQASRSGVHKGGLHTPLVKAGFVATRISVTSLNQEVVRALAREGIPSIGLSPFACGWSTQQRKLVSANASQIIQSLHAGFVPVLHGDGVLDELLACTILSGDVIIRHLAQLLCPKYVVFLTDVQGVYDRPPTDPDAVLLREIEVDDNGGWSVVKPVLQGNKRGVKTSVAAHDTTGGMETKILEAAAIARLGVDVYITKVDTKDSLRALKGDVDTSSDDWFGTVIRSAK